The proteins below come from a single Caulobacter flavus genomic window:
- a CDS encoding class II aldolase/adducin family protein, whose translation MTAIPSPRGFAAAGPHPAKIETVLPPFGAREIPQQPTLELERLYRKQRLAAGYRLFGRHGFDMGGAGHITARDPELTDHFWVNPLGVHFSRIKVSDLMLVSHAGEIVQPPAKSPARLNRAAFAIHSQLHEARPDVVAAAHSHSLYGKAWSALGRLLDPLTQDSAAFYDDHALFEEFSGVVLDTSEGQKIARALGPKKAVILQNHGILTVGQSVEAAVWRYLALENACQAQLLAEAAGPTKPMSPEVARHTASQVGTELGGVYAFQPYWDIVTEEEPDLFD comes from the coding sequence ATGACCGCGATCCCATCGCCCCGGGGCTTTGCCGCCGCCGGCCCGCACCCTGCCAAGATAGAGACCGTGCTGCCGCCGTTCGGCGCACGCGAGATCCCCCAGCAGCCGACGCTCGAGCTGGAGCGGCTCTATCGCAAGCAGCGCCTGGCCGCCGGCTACCGGCTGTTCGGCCGCCATGGCTTCGACATGGGCGGCGCGGGCCACATCACCGCCCGCGACCCGGAACTGACCGACCATTTCTGGGTCAATCCGCTGGGCGTGCACTTCTCGCGCATCAAGGTTTCGGACCTGATGCTGGTCAGCCACGCGGGCGAGATCGTCCAGCCGCCGGCCAAGTCGCCCGCCCGCCTGAACCGGGCCGCCTTCGCCATCCATTCCCAGCTGCACGAGGCCCGTCCCGACGTGGTGGCCGCGGCCCACTCGCACTCGCTGTACGGCAAGGCCTGGTCAGCGCTGGGGCGGCTGCTGGATCCGCTGACCCAGGACTCGGCGGCCTTCTACGACGACCACGCCCTGTTCGAGGAGTTCTCGGGCGTGGTGCTCGACACCAGCGAGGGCCAGAAGATCGCCAGGGCCCTGGGACCGAAGAAGGCGGTGATCCTGCAGAACCACGGGATTCTGACCGTCGGCCAGTCGGTCGAGGCCGCTGTCTGGCGCTACCTCGCCCTGGAGAACGCCTGCCAGGCCCAGCTGCTGGCCGAGGCCGCCGGCCCGACCAAGCCGATGTCGCCCGAGGTGGCCAGGCACACCGCCAGCCAGGTCGGCACGGAGCTCGGCGGCGTCTACGCCTTCCAGCCCTACTGGGACATCGTCACCGAAGAAGAGCCGGACCTGTTCGACTGA
- a CDS encoding ABC transporter substrate-binding protein, which translates to MTGLSLSRRDLMAGGLSIAGLSMAGLTTVNLAACSPTGDDRAGSLADLTLRVATYRGNPESFFAEAGIQDPSYKLARTQFAGGNLIAEAINARALDFGGMSEIPPIFVAAQPGNQVRIVGVLRGDVNNQVVLVPKGSPVGDFRQLKGKRVGYVKATTSHYILLRLLQEAGLSWNDIQPVALSPQDGLAAFQSGALDAWVIYGVIVYQAREAEARVLRTALGILSGNYLITAAKEALDDPVRFQALGDYVSRYKRVFDWINADGERWAQARAKVTGVKADYYAQEFREKSSLNYLEPISEAAIASQQAVADTFAAAKIIPARVDVRPLWDDRLSSFLK; encoded by the coding sequence ATGACCGGCCTTTCCCTGTCCCGCCGCGACCTGATGGCCGGCGGCCTTTCGATCGCGGGCCTGTCCATGGCCGGCCTGACCACCGTCAATCTGGCGGCCTGCTCGCCCACGGGCGACGACAGGGCCGGCTCGCTGGCCGACCTGACGCTGAGGGTCGCCACCTATCGCGGCAATCCCGAGAGCTTCTTCGCCGAGGCGGGCATCCAGGACCCGTCCTACAAACTGGCCCGCACCCAGTTCGCCGGCGGCAACCTGATCGCCGAGGCGATCAACGCCCGGGCGCTGGACTTCGGCGGCATGAGCGAGATCCCGCCGATCTTCGTCGCCGCCCAGCCCGGCAACCAGGTCCGCATCGTCGGGGTGCTGCGCGGCGACGTGAACAACCAGGTCGTACTGGTTCCCAAGGGCTCGCCGGTCGGCGACTTCAGGCAGCTGAAGGGCAAGCGCGTCGGCTACGTGAAGGCCACGACCTCGCACTACATCCTGCTGCGCCTGCTGCAGGAGGCGGGCCTTTCCTGGAACGACATCCAGCCGGTGGCGCTGAGCCCGCAGGACGGCCTGGCGGCCTTCCAGAGCGGGGCGCTGGACGCCTGGGTGATCTACGGTGTCATCGTCTACCAGGCCCGCGAGGCCGAGGCGCGGGTGCTGCGCACGGCGCTGGGCATACTGTCGGGCAACTATCTGATCACCGCGGCCAAAGAGGCGCTGGACGACCCGGTGCGGTTCCAGGCGCTGGGCGACTATGTCAGCCGCTACAAGCGGGTGTTCGACTGGATCAACGCCGACGGCGAGCGCTGGGCCCAGGCCCGGGCCAAGGTCACCGGCGTCAAGGCCGACTACTACGCCCAGGAGTTCCGCGAGAAGTCGTCGCTGAACTATCTGGAGCCGATCAGCGAGGCGGCCATCGCCTCGCAGCAGGCCGTGGCCGACACCTTCGCCGCCGCCAAGATCATTCCTGCCCGGGTCGACGTGCGGCCGCTGTGGGATGACCGGCTCTCATCGTTTCTGAAATGA
- a CDS encoding D-isomer specific 2-hydroxyacid dehydrogenase family protein has protein sequence MSRLVVASQLPEVFNSVFAQHAADAEIIAVPPGLTAPLPPSAKVLVAAPFRKAGGVLPAKAPPGWPFDVRWVQLVSVGIDFYPDWLFDGPVVTSARGSSAVALAEFALAAILADAKRLPEIWIDRAERWTPQPLKLISGTTLGIVGFGAIGEALAPRAQALGLNVVATRRSDKPIPVAGVERVADLKTLFARSDHVVLAAPATPQTERLIGREVLAHAKPGLHLINIARGALIDDDALLAALDDGRVGRASLDVTFPEPLTDGHPFYGHPKVRLSPHTSVHTPDTRINLATQFAENLARFRAGAPLADVVDLSRGY, from the coding sequence ATGAGCCGACTCGTCGTCGCCAGCCAGCTGCCCGAGGTGTTCAACAGCGTCTTCGCCCAGCATGCGGCCGACGCCGAGATCATCGCCGTGCCGCCCGGCCTGACCGCGCCCCTGCCGCCCTCGGCCAAGGTTCTGGTGGCCGCGCCGTTCCGCAAGGCCGGCGGCGTGCTGCCCGCCAAGGCTCCGCCCGGCTGGCCGTTCGACGTGCGCTGGGTTCAGCTGGTCTCGGTGGGCATCGACTTCTATCCGGACTGGCTGTTCGACGGCCCGGTCGTGACCTCGGCGCGCGGCTCTTCGGCCGTGGCGCTGGCCGAGTTCGCCCTGGCGGCGATCCTGGCCGACGCCAAGCGCCTGCCCGAGATCTGGATCGACAGGGCCGAGCGCTGGACGCCCCAGCCGCTGAAGCTCATCTCCGGCACGACGCTGGGCATCGTCGGCTTCGGCGCCATCGGCGAGGCCCTGGCGCCGCGCGCCCAGGCCCTGGGGCTGAACGTCGTCGCCACCCGCCGCTCGGACAAGCCGATCCCGGTGGCCGGGGTCGAACGCGTGGCGGACCTGAAGACCCTGTTCGCCCGCAGCGACCACGTGGTGCTGGCCGCTCCGGCGACGCCGCAGACCGAGCGCCTGATCGGCCGCGAGGTGCTGGCCCACGCCAAGCCCGGCCTGCACCTGATCAACATCGCCCGCGGCGCGCTGATCGACGACGACGCCCTGCTGGCGGCGCTGGACGACGGCCGCGTCGGCCGCGCCAGCCTGGACGTCACCTTCCCCGAGCCGCTGACCGACGGGCACCCGTTCTACGGCCATCCGAAGGTTCGGCTTTCGCCCCACACCTCGGTGCACACGCCCGACACCCGCATCAACCTGGCGACCCAGTTCGCCGAGAACCTCGCCCGCTTCCGCGCCGGCGCGCCCCTGGCCGACGTCGTCGACCTGTCGCGCGGCTACTGA